Proteins from a genomic interval of Paenibacillus sp. FSL H8-0048:
- the hprK gene encoding HPr(Ser) kinase/phosphatase, giving the protein MKSISVQSLVEKFHLEVLAGAGWMDRNITRPRTHRPGLEFVGYFDFFPMERVQVLGRKEINYLLTLSVEERMLHIGNIVKYHPPCFIVTSGQQEIPYLTLFCDQEGIPLLRTPEVTTEFIAKLDSFLVKTLAPELSIHGVCVNVSGIGILLRGKSGIGKSETAHTLIRRGHRFVADDIVVLKKLGPATLLGTHNETTREFLALRSIGLINVVRQYGRRAFQDETRIVLDIELAPWQENSLNNELELVPQFTEYLGVQIPHIEVQLQPGRDVAGLIEAAANNWYLKQLGYSAVEEFMQRIEDGMQS; this is encoded by the coding sequence ATGAAGTCTATTAGCGTGCAGAGTCTTGTAGAGAAATTCCATCTGGAGGTGCTCGCCGGAGCGGGCTGGATGGACCGGAATATCACCCGTCCAAGGACGCACAGACCGGGTCTGGAGTTTGTCGGTTATTTTGATTTTTTTCCGATGGAGCGGGTGCAGGTCCTTGGACGTAAAGAGATTAACTACCTGTTAACGCTGAGTGTAGAGGAGCGGATGCTGCATATCGGCAATATCGTCAAATATCATCCGCCGTGCTTCATCGTGACCAGCGGCCAGCAGGAGATTCCTTATCTGACGCTGTTCTGCGATCAGGAGGGCATTCCGCTGCTGCGGACGCCGGAGGTGACCACCGAGTTCATCGCCAAGCTGGACAGCTTCCTGGTGAAGACGCTGGCGCCGGAGCTGTCGATTCATGGGGTATGCGTCAACGTGTCGGGGATCGGCATTCTGCTGCGCGGCAAGTCAGGGATTGGTAAAAGCGAGACGGCGCATACGCTGATCCGCAGGGGCCACCGCTTCGTGGCGGATGATATTGTGGTGCTGAAGAAGCTGGGTCCGGCGACTCTCCTCGGGACCCATAATGAGACCACGCGTGAATTCCTGGCGCTGCGCAGCATCGGCCTGATCAACGTCGTGCGGCAGTACGGGCGGCGGGCGTTCCAGGATGAGACGCGGATCGTACTCGATATTGAGCTTGCCCCCTGGCAGGAGAATTCGCTCAACAACGAGCTGGAGCTGGTGCCCCAGTTCACCGAATATCTCGGGGTGCAGATCCCGCATATCGAGGTCCAGCTTCAGCCGGGCCGTGATGTAGCCGGTCTGATTGAAGCGGCTGCGAACAACTGGTATCTCAAGCAGCTCGGATACAGTGCGGTGGAAGAATTCATGCAGCGGATTGAGGATGGGATGCAGTCTTAG
- a CDS encoding alpha/beta-type small acid-soluble spore protein — protein sequence MARRSRKYAVPGSAQGMQTFKAEVMRQEGYHVDPNHPDDVKYEVAKELGMPLQAGNNGKLTTESAGQIGGRIGGSMVREMVRLAQEQLAGKQKS from the coding sequence ATGGCAAGAAGAAGCAGAAAATATGCGGTACCAGGGTCCGCCCAGGGAATGCAGACGTTCAAAGCGGAGGTTATGCGGCAGGAAGGATATCACGTAGATCCGAATCACCCGGACGATGTGAAATACGAGGTGGCGAAGGAGCTGGGTATGCCGCTGCAAGCCGGAAATAACGGCAAGCTGACCACCGAATCGGCGGGACAAATTGGCGGCCGCATCGGAGGCTCCATGGTCCGTGAGATGGTGCGCCTGGCCCAGGAGCAGCTTGCGGGTAAGCAGAAGTCTTAG
- a CDS encoding nucleotidyl transferase AbiEii/AbiGii toxin family protein, with protein sequence MSDIKNIPASVAERLKNIAKTSGKAFDTLLLLYLQERFLYRLSISDYRDKFILKGGLFLFSQTQLKARPTKDVDFLARQIANELEILRESFVIICSIDVPADGVEFQLDNMTTERIKEDADYEGVRIKITALLGRMRKSLQFDIGFGDIVVPKPQLIDYPVLLNMEAPQVQAYSKESVISEKFEAMITLSVMNSRMKDFYDIYTLLSTNNFDGRVLYEAVYETFQRRKTILEKDHPLFQTTFADDDIRLRQWLAFMNRLGIEGPLTFQDLMKCLVDFLEPIYQSLIHGDEFFGQWNYNQRVWLNRH encoded by the coding sequence ATGAGTGATATTAAAAATATTCCTGCCTCTGTTGCCGAACGTTTAAAAAATATTGCTAAGACCTCTGGAAAAGCATTCGATACCTTGCTGCTCCTGTACCTTCAAGAGCGCTTCTTATACCGCTTGTCTATATCGGATTATCGGGATAAATTCATCTTAAAGGGCGGGCTGTTTCTATTCTCGCAGACTCAGCTCAAAGCGCGTCCAACAAAAGACGTTGATTTTCTGGCCAGACAGATTGCAAATGAGCTTGAAATTTTAAGAGAGTCGTTTGTGATAATTTGTTCGATTGATGTTCCTGCAGATGGAGTTGAGTTTCAGCTGGACAACATGACAACGGAGAGAATTAAAGAGGATGCCGATTATGAGGGGGTAAGAATCAAGATAACGGCACTTCTGGGGAGAATGAGAAAGAGCCTGCAATTTGATATCGGATTTGGCGATATTGTAGTTCCTAAGCCGCAACTTATTGATTACCCGGTTCTGCTTAATATGGAAGCCCCGCAGGTACAAGCCTACTCGAAGGAATCCGTCATATCTGAAAAGTTTGAAGCCATGATTACATTATCCGTCATGAACAGCCGAATGAAGGATTTTTATGATATTTATACGCTTCTGAGCACCAATAATTTTGATGGGCGTGTACTGTATGAGGCCGTGTATGAAACCTTTCAGCGCCGGAAGACAATATTGGAAAAGGATCATCCTTTGTTTCAGACTACATTTGCTGATGATGACATCCGTTTAAGACAATGGTTGGCATTTATGAATCGCCTTGGTATAGAGGGACCGCTCACATTTCAAGATTTGATGAAATGTCTTGTTGATTTTCTGGAGCCAATATATCAATCATTGATTCATGGCGATGAGTTTTTTGGACAATGGAATTATAACCAAAGGGTTTGGCTTAACCGGCACTAA